A region of the Bacillus sp. NP247 genome:
TATGAAAAACAATAGATAAATCATTTCCAATCGTCGCTTCCACAGGATCTTTCGCTGGAGAACCAAGAAATCCGATTAATCGATCGAAGCGACTTACCGTTTTTGGAAAATCCGGTATTTCTACATGGTCACTATCTAAATGCTGCTGTAATTTATATTCATTCTTAAAGGGATTTTCACTCAATTTCGTCCACCTCCAGCAATTGCTTTAATTTCTTTATCCCATTATGGAGTCTCGACTTCACTGTTCCAACAGGAATATCTAGTACATCTGCAATCTCTTTTTGCTGCATATCATGATAATAAGAAAGAATGAGAACAGCTCTTTGCTCTTCAGGAACTTTCAAAATTGCTTCTCTTACTGTAAGACGGTCTTCATGGGAAAACTCCTTTTCCTGAATCGGCACTAAAAACGGTAAAAGAGAACGCCATTTCTTTCTTCTATTCAATTTATTTATCATAAGACGATAACCAATTTGAAATAAATACGTTTTTATTTTTCCTTTTTCGGTTTCATACATATGTTTCTTGCGCTCTAACGTCAAAAACGTATCTTGCACAAGGTCGCTACTTAATTGTTCATCTCGGTTAAATCGATATAAAAATGTGTATAGCGCTGGTTTAATTAAAACATATAGTTTTTCCCCAGCCTGCTTATCTCCCTTTTGGTACGCAAGCATGAGGTCTTCCTCAATCCCAATCTGCGCCATGATTTTTGATCTCCTTTATTCCTTTTAACGTTAACGAAATGCGGGAAATTAAATATACACTTGCGACAATAATCCACGCTTGTGATTGAAGCGTAAAAAATTGAACATATGAGTTTTGTATTGTATGACCACTTAACACTAAAATATTTAATGCTTGCACGCATATGCATGCATACACTGCAAGACAAGCCGAAATCGTATCAAATACATTCCAGCGAAAATACACTTTTGTTTTTGTAAAATCAATTTTATATCCTTTTTTTCGTACTATATGTTTTCTATCAAACGGAATAATGATTGAAAACATAACAATCATTATGACTCCAACTGTAATCATTGAAACTTTAAATCCAATTGGTATTGGCAAAAATAATCCACCAGAAAATACAACTATAATTCCAACTAAAGCAAAAGTAAGCATCAATTTATTAGACATATAAAAAGCCTCCCTCATCTATTCTTTCATAAATGTATACAGACGAGGAAGGCACTTCGTTCAAATATTATTTTATTTTTTTTATGATTCTCGCAGGATTCCCGCCAACTACTACATGATCCGGCACATCTTTCGTTACAACGGCGCCAGATGCGATAACCGCATTGTCTCCAATTGTTACGCCTGGATTAATAATCGCTCTTCCGCCAACCCATACGTTATCGCCAATTGTAACGGGTTTTCCGTATTCAGATCCACTTATGCGTTCTACTGGATCAAGCGGGTGCGTTGCCGTATAAATATGAACTCCTGGAGCTAACATACAGTTTACTCCGATTGTAACTGGGCATACGTCTAAAATGGTGCAGTCAAAGTTCGCATAAAAATTTTCACCGACATGAATGTTATAGCCATAATCGCATCTAAAAGAAGATTCAAGATGAATGTTATCTCCAGTCGTTCCGAATAATTCTTTTATGATTTCGCTACGCTCTTTTAATTGTACTTCTGGCGTATCATTGAATTTTCTCGTTAATATACGAGCCTGCTCCCTCTCTTGAACTAAAACTGGATCAGCCGGTATGTACATTTCCCGATACGATAAACTTAACTAAATCTATACAATTCAATCAAATTTATACAAGTTAGTGCTTCAAAGTGTTCTCGCAACCCCGAAGGGACGAGGGGTATAACACTCCACACGAGGCAGTATCGTTACCTCCTATTATCAAGCATTTATTTTACCCATCTTGATAAATTTATCGAAGCATTTACATCCCTATCGTGATGGCTATTGCATGAAACACAACGCCACTCACGTATTTTTAAACTCCACTGTCCTTCTAGTTGAACTGAATGGTCGTATTTTACTCCGCAACATGAGCAAATCTTGCTTGAGGCGAACCATTTATCAGCTTTTACATACTCAATGCCATACTTCTCGCACTTGTATGATAAACATTGAAAGAAGAAGTTTAATTTTTGAAATGAAAATGCTTTCGATAGTTTTTTGTTTTTTAACAGGTTTGAGATAGATAAGTCTTCCACAACAATCCTCATTGGTTTGGTTTTCACCAATTTAGCTGTTGCTTGATGGATATGGTTATTTCGGATATTCGTAATTTTCCTAGACAACCGAAGGTGTTCGTTTTTTGCTTTTTCATATCCTGCGGATTGAACTTTTACACCTTTTGTAAATCTCCTAGACATATCTCTTTGCGCTGACTTTTTCCTTTTCAAAAGTTTTTTAACCTTGGCATCTTTGTTTATATTTCGTTCTTTCGTACCATTAGAAGCTACAAACAGCTCTTTTAAACCAACATCCACACCAATCGACTCATTGGTTAGTTCTTGTGCTTCAAAGGATTCTTCGAACCCTACACAAATCCACCAGTGACGACCATCAAAGGTAACTCTTGGATTTGATGTTTTTTTGTTTCTTGGTAGTTGTTGGCTTGTTTTCACTTCTCCAATGGACTGAATATGAACCAC
Encoded here:
- a CDS encoding sugar O-acetyltransferase; its protein translation is MYIPADPVLVQEREQARILTRKFNDTPEVQLKERSEIIKELFGTTGDNIHLESSFRCDYGYNIHVGENFYANFDCTILDVCPVTIGVNCMLAPGVHIYTATHPLDPVERISGSEYGKPVTIGDNVWVGGRAIINPGVTIGDNAVIASGAVVTKDVPDHVVVGGNPARIIKKIK
- a CDS encoding RNA polymerase sigma factor, with the translated sequence MAQIGIEEDLMLAYQKGDKQAGEKLYVLIKPALYTFLYRFNRDEQLSSDLVQDTFLTLERKKHMYETEKGKIKTYLFQIGYRLMINKLNRRKKWRSLLPFLVPIQEKEFSHEDRLTVREAILKVPEEQRAVLILSYYHDMQQKEIADVLDIPVGTVKSRLHNGIKKLKQLLEVDEIE
- a CDS encoding RNA-guided endonuclease TnpB family protein, which translates into the protein MILAKKVRLIPTPEQEKVLRNHAGAARFAYNYCKRMSDRYYKLFGKSVSQLALQKRFTKIKKRKRYEWLKDINAQVPKQASKDFDKARKNSFEKYKNGYRTSYKSKKDLIQGFYANYERLIIGKKVVHIQSIGEVKTSQQLPRNKKTSNPRVTFDGRHWWICVGFEESFEAQELTNESIGVDVGLKELFVASNGTKERNINKDAKVKKLLKRKKSAQRDMSRRFTKGVKVQSAGYEKAKNEHLRLSRKITNIRNNHIHQATAKLVKTKPMRIVVEDLSISNLLKNKKLSKAFSFQKLNFFFQCLSYKCEKYGIEYVKADKWFASSKICSCCGVKYDHSVQLEGQWSLKIREWRCVSCNSHHDRDVNASINLSRWVK